In Mastomys coucha isolate ucsf_1 unplaced genomic scaffold, UCSF_Mcou_1 pScaffold20, whole genome shotgun sequence, one DNA window encodes the following:
- the Smo gene encoding smoothened homolog isoform X1 has translation MAAGRPVRGPELAPRRLLQLLLLVLLGGPGRGAALSGNVTGPGPRSAGGSARRNAPVTSAPPPLLSHCGRAAHCEPLRYNVCLGSALPYGATTTLLAGDSDSQEEAHGKLVLWSGLRNAPRCWAVIQPLLCAVYMPKCENDRVELPSRTLCQATRGPCAIVERERGWPDFLRCTPDHFPEGCPNEVQNIKFNSSGQCEAPLVRTDNPKSWYEDVEGCGIQCQNPLFTEAEHQDMHSYIAAFGAVTGLCTLFTLATFVADWRNSNRYPAVILFYVNACFFVGSIGWLAQFMDGARREIVCRADGTMRFGEPTSSETLSCVIIFVIVYYALMAGVVWFVVLTYAWHTSFKALGTTYQPLSGKTSYFHLLTWSLPFVLTVAILAVAQVDGDSVSGICFVGYKNYRYRAGFVLAPIGLVLIVGGYFLIRGVMTLFSIKSNHPGLLSEKAASKINETMLRLGIFGFLAFGFVLITFSCHFYDFFNQAEWERSFRDYVLCQANVTIGLPTKKPIPDCEIKNRPSLLVEKINLFAMFGTGIAMSTWVWTKATLLIWRRTWCRLTGHSDDEPKRIKKSKMIAKAFSKRRELLQNPGQELSFSMHTVSHDGPVAGLAFDLNEPSADVSSAWAQHVTKMVARRGAILPQDVSVTPVATPVPPEEQANLWLVEAEISPELEKRLGRKKKRRKRKKEVCPLGPAPELHHSAPVPATSAVPRLPQLPRQKCLVAANTWGTGESCRQGAWTLVSNPFCPEPSPHQDPFLPGASAPRVWAQGRLQGLGSIHSRTNLMEAELLDADSDF, from the exons ATGGCCGCTGGCCGCCCCGTGCGTGGGCCCGAGCTGGCGCCCCGGAGGCTGCTGCAGTTGCTGCTTCTGGTACTGCTGGGGGGCCCGGGCCGGGGGGCGGCCTTGAGCGGGAATGTGACCGGGCCTGGGCCTCGCAGCGCCGGCGGGAGCGCGAGGAGGAACGCGCCGGTGACCAGCGCTCCGCCGCCGCTGTTGAGCCACTGCGGCCGGGCCGCCCACTGCGAGCCTTTGCGCTACAACGTGTGCTTGGGCTCGGCGCTGCCCTACGGAGCCACCACCACGCTGCTGGCTGGGGACTCGGACTCGCAGGAGGAAGCGCACGGCAAGCTCGTGCTCTGGTCCG GCCTCCGGAATGCCCCCCGCTGCTGGGCAGTGATCCAGCCCCTGCTGTGTGCTGTCTACATGCCCAAGTGTGAGAATGACCGAGTGGAGTTGCCCAGCCGCACCCTCTGCCAGGCCACCCGAGGCCCCTGTGCCATTGTTGAGCGGGAGCGAGGGTGGCCTGACTTTCTGCGTTGCACACCGGACCACTTCCCTGAAGGCTGCCCA AATGAGGTACAAAACATCAAGTTCAACAGTTCAGGTCAATGTGAAGCACCCTTGGTGCGGACAGATAACCCCAAGAGCTGGTATGAGGATGTGGAGGGCTGTGGGATCCAGTGCCAGAACCCGCTGTTCACGGAGGCTGAGCACCAGGACATGCACAGTTACATCGCAGCCTTTGGGGCCGTCACCGGCCTCTGTACACTCTTCACACTG GCCACCTTTGTGGCTGACTGGCGGAACTCCAATCGCTACCCTGCAGTTATTCTCTTCTATGTCAATGCGTGTTTCTTCGTGGGCAGCATTGGCTGGCTGGCCCAGTTCATGGATGGGGCCCGCCGGGAGATTGTTTGCCGAGCAGATGGCACCATGAGATTTGGGGAGCCCAC CTCCAGCGAGACCCTGTCCTGTGTCATCATCTTTGTCATCGTGTACTATGCCTTGATGGCTGGAGTAGTCTGGTTTGTGGTCCTCACCTATGCCTGGCACACCTCCTTCAAAGCCCTGGGTACCACCTACCAGCCTCTCTCGGGCAAGACATCCTATTTCCACCTGCTCACGTGGTCGCTCCCCTTTGTCCTCACTGTGGCGATCCTTGCTGTGGCTCAG GTAGATGGAGACTCCGTGAGTGGCATCTGCTTTGTAGGCTACAAGAACTATCGGTACCGTGCTGGCTTTGTCCTGGCCCCAATTGGCCTGGTGCTTATTGTGGGAGGTTACTTCCTCATCCGAG GGGTCATGACTCTGTTCTCCATCAAGAGCAACCACCCTGGGCTTCTGAGTGAGAAGGCAGCCAGCAAGATCAATGAGACCATGCTGCGCCTGG GCATTTTTGGCTTCCTGGCCTTTGGCTTTGTGCTCATCACCTTCAGCTGCCACTTCTATGACTTCTTCAACCAGGCTGAGTGGGAGCGTAGCTTCCGAGACTATGTGCT GTGCCAAGCCAATGTGACCATCGGGCTGCCTACCAAGAAACCCATTCCTGACTGTGAGATCAAGAATCGGCCCAGCCTCCTGGTGGAGAAGATCAATCTGTTTGCCATGTTTGGCACTGGCATTGCCATGAGCACCTGGGTCTGGACCAAGGCCACCCTGCTCATCTGGAGGCGCACCTGGTGCAG GTTGACTGGGCACAGTGATGATGAACCCAAGAGAATCAAGAAGAGCAAGATGATTGCCAAGGCCTTCTCTAAGCGGCGTGAACTGCTGCAGAACCCAGGCCAGGAGCTCTCCTTCAGCATGCACACTGTCTCCCATGATGGACCTGTTG CGGGTTTGGCTTTTGACCTCAATGAACCCTCAGCTGATGTCTCCTCTGCCTGGGCCCAGCATGTCACCAAAATGGTGGCTCGGAGAGGAGCCATATTGCCCCAGGATGTGTCAGTCACCCCTGTGGCAACTCCAG TGCCACCAGAAGAACAAGCCAACCTGTGGCTGGTTGAGGCAGAGATCTCTCCAGAGTTAGAGAAGCGTTTGGGtcggaagaagaagaggaggaagaggaagaaggaggtgtGCCCCTTGGGGCCAGCTCCAGAGCTTCACCACTCTGCCCCTGTTCCTGCCACCAGTGCAGTTCCCCGACTGCCTCAGCTGCCTCGGCAGAAGTGCCTGGTAGCTGCAAACACCTGGGGAACAGGGGAGTCCTGCCGACAGGGAGCCTGGACTCTAGTCTCCAACCCTTTCTGCCCAGAGCCTAGTCCCCATCAAGATCCGTTTCTCCCTGGTGCCTCAGCCCCCCGGGTCTGGGCTCAGGGCCGCCTCCAGGGGTTGGGATCCATTCATTCCCGAACTAACCTAATGGAGGCTGAGCTCTTGGATGCAGACTCCGACTTCTGA
- the Smo gene encoding smoothened homolog isoform X2 codes for MPKCENDRVELPSRTLCQATRGPCAIVERERGWPDFLRCTPDHFPEGCPNEVQNIKFNSSGQCEAPLVRTDNPKSWYEDVEGCGIQCQNPLFTEAEHQDMHSYIAAFGAVTGLCTLFTLATFVADWRNSNRYPAVILFYVNACFFVGSIGWLAQFMDGARREIVCRADGTMRFGEPTSSETLSCVIIFVIVYYALMAGVVWFVVLTYAWHTSFKALGTTYQPLSGKTSYFHLLTWSLPFVLTVAILAVAQVDGDSVSGICFVGYKNYRYRAGFVLAPIGLVLIVGGYFLIRGVMTLFSIKSNHPGLLSEKAASKINETMLRLGIFGFLAFGFVLITFSCHFYDFFNQAEWERSFRDYVLCQANVTIGLPTKKPIPDCEIKNRPSLLVEKINLFAMFGTGIAMSTWVWTKATLLIWRRTWCRLTGHSDDEPKRIKKSKMIAKAFSKRRELLQNPGQELSFSMHTVSHDGPVAGLAFDLNEPSADVSSAWAQHVTKMVARRGAILPQDVSVTPVATPVPPEEQANLWLVEAEISPELEKRLGRKKKRRKRKKEVCPLGPAPELHHSAPVPATSAVPRLPQLPRQKCLVAANTWGTGESCRQGAWTLVSNPFCPEPSPHQDPFLPGASAPRVWAQGRLQGLGSIHSRTNLMEAELLDADSDF; via the exons ATGCCCAAGTGTGAGAATGACCGAGTGGAGTTGCCCAGCCGCACCCTCTGCCAGGCCACCCGAGGCCCCTGTGCCATTGTTGAGCGGGAGCGAGGGTGGCCTGACTTTCTGCGTTGCACACCGGACCACTTCCCTGAAGGCTGCCCA AATGAGGTACAAAACATCAAGTTCAACAGTTCAGGTCAATGTGAAGCACCCTTGGTGCGGACAGATAACCCCAAGAGCTGGTATGAGGATGTGGAGGGCTGTGGGATCCAGTGCCAGAACCCGCTGTTCACGGAGGCTGAGCACCAGGACATGCACAGTTACATCGCAGCCTTTGGGGCCGTCACCGGCCTCTGTACACTCTTCACACTG GCCACCTTTGTGGCTGACTGGCGGAACTCCAATCGCTACCCTGCAGTTATTCTCTTCTATGTCAATGCGTGTTTCTTCGTGGGCAGCATTGGCTGGCTGGCCCAGTTCATGGATGGGGCCCGCCGGGAGATTGTTTGCCGAGCAGATGGCACCATGAGATTTGGGGAGCCCAC CTCCAGCGAGACCCTGTCCTGTGTCATCATCTTTGTCATCGTGTACTATGCCTTGATGGCTGGAGTAGTCTGGTTTGTGGTCCTCACCTATGCCTGGCACACCTCCTTCAAAGCCCTGGGTACCACCTACCAGCCTCTCTCGGGCAAGACATCCTATTTCCACCTGCTCACGTGGTCGCTCCCCTTTGTCCTCACTGTGGCGATCCTTGCTGTGGCTCAG GTAGATGGAGACTCCGTGAGTGGCATCTGCTTTGTAGGCTACAAGAACTATCGGTACCGTGCTGGCTTTGTCCTGGCCCCAATTGGCCTGGTGCTTATTGTGGGAGGTTACTTCCTCATCCGAG GGGTCATGACTCTGTTCTCCATCAAGAGCAACCACCCTGGGCTTCTGAGTGAGAAGGCAGCCAGCAAGATCAATGAGACCATGCTGCGCCTGG GCATTTTTGGCTTCCTGGCCTTTGGCTTTGTGCTCATCACCTTCAGCTGCCACTTCTATGACTTCTTCAACCAGGCTGAGTGGGAGCGTAGCTTCCGAGACTATGTGCT GTGCCAAGCCAATGTGACCATCGGGCTGCCTACCAAGAAACCCATTCCTGACTGTGAGATCAAGAATCGGCCCAGCCTCCTGGTGGAGAAGATCAATCTGTTTGCCATGTTTGGCACTGGCATTGCCATGAGCACCTGGGTCTGGACCAAGGCCACCCTGCTCATCTGGAGGCGCACCTGGTGCAG GTTGACTGGGCACAGTGATGATGAACCCAAGAGAATCAAGAAGAGCAAGATGATTGCCAAGGCCTTCTCTAAGCGGCGTGAACTGCTGCAGAACCCAGGCCAGGAGCTCTCCTTCAGCATGCACACTGTCTCCCATGATGGACCTGTTG CGGGTTTGGCTTTTGACCTCAATGAACCCTCAGCTGATGTCTCCTCTGCCTGGGCCCAGCATGTCACCAAAATGGTGGCTCGGAGAGGAGCCATATTGCCCCAGGATGTGTCAGTCACCCCTGTGGCAACTCCAG TGCCACCAGAAGAACAAGCCAACCTGTGGCTGGTTGAGGCAGAGATCTCTCCAGAGTTAGAGAAGCGTTTGGGtcggaagaagaagaggaggaagaggaagaaggaggtgtGCCCCTTGGGGCCAGCTCCAGAGCTTCACCACTCTGCCCCTGTTCCTGCCACCAGTGCAGTTCCCCGACTGCCTCAGCTGCCTCGGCAGAAGTGCCTGGTAGCTGCAAACACCTGGGGAACAGGGGAGTCCTGCCGACAGGGAGCCTGGACTCTAGTCTCCAACCCTTTCTGCCCAGAGCCTAGTCCCCATCAAGATCCGTTTCTCCCTGGTGCCTCAGCCCCCCGGGTCTGGGCTCAGGGCCGCCTCCAGGGGTTGGGATCCATTCATTCCCGAACTAACCTAATGGAGGCTGAGCTCTTGGATGCAGACTCCGACTTCTGA